The Candidatus Nitrosymbiomonas proteolyticus genome has a segment encoding these proteins:
- a CDS encoding permease has protein sequence MKRIDRLIFGEMVGPWLFGVAMFTALVFTSVLLVRITEWVTRGISPGTIFHVILLLLPGIAVKTLAMALLLAALLSFGRLSNDSEITALRAAGASLTRILRPVLLFSIAVALLTFCINEFVVPEASYRAQTLTVEIKKELDGGKRERSVFYAVPGENGATALIMARDFNTVEQTLKDVVISVLGPEGRTTYILIADELAYTGPQDWRISGSARLIDADGSQVTTVHGGAWPKVIEPPKFTPRNLLAGFADDLDAFSLSQILEEIRVMRADPYADKRKLANLEFGMYNKFALPLGSVIFALLGAPLGIRNQRSGVGTGFAISIGLSFGYLIVVNWLAVYAKSGAISPFVASFFPLFVGIVAVGAAMAKKNV, from the coding sequence GTGAAACGGATCGACCGGTTGATCTTCGGCGAAATGGTCGGGCCGTGGCTCTTCGGGGTTGCCATGTTCACGGCGCTCGTCTTCACCTCGGTCCTGCTCGTACGTATTACGGAGTGGGTGACGCGGGGGATTTCACCGGGGACGATCTTTCACGTCATCCTCCTCCTCCTTCCCGGAATTGCCGTCAAGACGCTTGCGATGGCCCTGCTCCTGGCGGCCTTGCTTTCGTTCGGCAGACTCAGTAACGACAGCGAAATCACCGCCCTCCGAGCTGCCGGGGCGAGCCTGACGCGAATCCTGCGGCCCGTCCTTCTCTTTAGCATCGCGGTGGCGCTGCTTACGTTTTGCATCAACGAATTCGTCGTCCCGGAGGCTTCGTATCGCGCTCAAACGCTCACGGTGGAGATCAAGAAGGAACTCGACGGGGGCAAGCGAGAGAGATCGGTGTTTTATGCCGTGCCCGGGGAGAACGGGGCAACCGCGCTCATCATGGCCCGCGACTTCAACACCGTGGAGCAGACGCTCAAGGACGTCGTCATCTCCGTTTTGGGGCCCGAGGGGCGAACGACGTACATTTTGATCGCCGACGAACTGGCCTATACAGGGCCGCAGGACTGGCGAATCTCGGGGTCCGCGCGGCTTATCGACGCCGACGGATCGCAGGTGACCACCGTTCACGGAGGCGCGTGGCCGAAGGTGATCGAGCCCCCAAAATTCACGCCCCGGAACCTCCTCGCCGGATTCGCGGACGATCTCGACGCCTTCAGCCTGAGCCAAATCCTCGAAGAAATTCGCGTCATGCGGGCCGACCCCTATGCCGATAAGCGAAAACTCGCCAACCTCGAATTCGGAATGTACAACAAGTTCGCGCTTCCGCTCGGGTCGGTGATCTTCGCGCTGTTGGGCGCCCCGCTGGGAATTCGAAACCAACGCTCGGGAGTCGGGACGGGTTTTGCGATCTCCATCGGGCTGAGCTTCGGCTACCTCATCGTCGTAAACTGGCTCGCGGTTTACGCAAAGTCGGGCGCAATCTCGCCGTTCGTGGCGAGTTTTTTCCCACTTTTCGTCGGAATCGTCGCGGTGGGCGCTGCAATGGCCAAGAAAAACGTTTGA
- a CDS encoding ABC-type (unclassified) transport system, ATPase component produces MKIIAQDLVKQYRGRKVVDGVSFHLDQGEIVGLLGPNGAGKTTTFYMVTGIVRPNGGKVLFDDQEVTRWPMYKRARAGVGYLPQEASVFRKLTVRDNIKLVMELAGAGKKQIEETTAMLAEEFHIADLLDQITGVLSGGERRRVEIARALATQPRFILLDEPFTGIDPVTIEEIQGIIAGLRKQGIGILITDHNVSATFRITDRNYILISGKIIAEGDADQISSNEHVRKFYLGTQFDPGPSESSP; encoded by the coding sequence ATGAAGATCATCGCCCAAGACCTCGTCAAGCAATATCGGGGGCGAAAGGTCGTGGACGGGGTGTCGTTTCACCTCGACCAAGGGGAGATCGTGGGACTGCTGGGCCCCAACGGAGCAGGAAAGACAACGACCTTCTACATGGTGACCGGCATCGTCCGGCCGAACGGTGGGAAGGTCCTCTTCGACGATCAGGAGGTCACTCGCTGGCCCATGTACAAGCGAGCGCGAGCAGGAGTCGGGTACTTGCCGCAGGAAGCGAGCGTCTTTCGCAAGTTGACCGTGCGCGACAACATCAAGCTCGTGATGGAACTCGCGGGCGCGGGCAAGAAGCAGATTGAAGAAACGACCGCGATGCTGGCTGAGGAGTTCCACATCGCGGACCTCCTCGACCAGATCACCGGGGTGCTTTCGGGGGGCGAGCGCCGCCGAGTCGAAATCGCGAGAGCGTTGGCGACTCAACCGAGGTTTATTCTCCTCGACGAGCCGTTCACGGGGATCGACCCCGTAACGATCGAGGAGATTCAGGGCATCATCGCGGGCCTCCGCAAACAAGGCATCGGGATTCTCATCACCGACCACAACGTCTCGGCGACCTTTCGCATCACCGACCGTAACTACATCCTCATCTCGGGGAAGATCATCGCCGAAGGCGACGCAGACCAAATCTCCTCCAACGAGCACGTCCGCAAGTTCTATTTGGGGACTCAATTCGACCCTGGCCCTTCGGAGTCGTCTCCGTGA
- a CDS encoding 23S rRNA (adenine(2503)-C(2))-methyltransferase RlmN yields MVGQGLSEVQTWLAPRSDASMRARQIFRWIYQKRAGSFEEMTDLPADLRAELSTQFRIDPLSIGRHVVSRDGVHKLLVHGGDEQSFECVLLPFEDRVSCCLSSQVGCPMGCKFCATGLGGYDRDLTPQEIVSQFVLLQRLTDRRISHLVMMGMGEPLLNLAHVVEALRFLHEHAGISYRRMTLSTVGIVPKIRELAELELPIHLALSLHSPIDRIRDTLMPVNKRWPVSEVVQAMKDYQARTGRKITVEYLLIAGVTDTEEQAERLASLFRGVPHVVNLIPYNAVSTDEGFARPKPEAIRKFRRVLESRRVQVTQRVERGHDVAAACGQLAGEHQGRFARRSKSSGLPVSA; encoded by the coding sequence ATGGTCGGGCAAGGACTGAGCGAGGTTCAGACTTGGCTTGCGCCTCGATCCGATGCCTCGATGCGCGCCCGGCAAATCTTTCGATGGATCTACCAAAAACGAGCCGGCAGCTTCGAGGAGATGACCGACCTCCCAGCGGACTTGCGAGCCGAACTCTCGACCCAATTCCGCATCGATCCCCTCTCGATCGGACGTCACGTCGTCAGCCGAGACGGGGTTCACAAGCTCTTGGTCCACGGCGGCGATGAGCAGTCGTTCGAGTGCGTGCTATTGCCGTTCGAAGACAGGGTGAGTTGTTGTCTCAGCTCGCAAGTCGGCTGCCCGATGGGATGCAAGTTCTGCGCGACCGGGCTCGGCGGATACGACCGTGACCTGACGCCCCAAGAGATCGTCAGCCAGTTCGTCTTACTCCAGAGGCTCACGGATCGAAGGATCAGCCACCTCGTGATGATGGGGATGGGGGAGCCGCTTTTGAACCTCGCTCATGTCGTCGAGGCGCTCCGATTCCTTCACGAACACGCAGGGATCAGCTACCGTCGAATGACCCTTTCGACCGTGGGCATCGTGCCCAAGATTCGCGAACTTGCGGAGTTGGAGCTTCCGATTCACTTGGCGCTCTCGCTGCATTCCCCGATCGACCGTATCCGCGACACCCTCATGCCCGTCAATAAGCGATGGCCCGTAAGTGAAGTTGTGCAGGCGATGAAGGACTATCAAGCGCGAACCGGCCGCAAGATCACGGTCGAGTACTTGCTGATCGCGGGGGTGACGGACACCGAGGAACAGGCCGAACGGCTCGCCAGCTTGTTCCGGGGCGTGCCGCACGTGGTCAATCTGATTCCCTACAACGCCGTTTCCACAGATGAGGGTTTCGCGCGCCCGAAGCCCGAGGCGATCCGCAAGTTTCGAAGGGTCTTGGAGTCCCGCCGAGTCCAGGTGACGCAGCGAGTGGAGCGCGGGCACGACGTCGCCGCGGCTTGTGGGCAACTGGCAGGAGAGCATCAGGGTCGGTTCGCAAGGAGGTCGAAATCATCAGGTTTGCCTGTCTCAGCCTGA